From one Prochlorococcus marinus str. MIT 0912 genomic stretch:
- a CDS encoding Mini-ribonuclease 3, with amino-acid sequence MTDWIRSYKSNISPDGLGPLQLAWLGDAVWEMHQRLRFCSSPMRSKDLHNAVVKEVNASSQARAITKIEPFLTDTEKEFLRKGRNKAGRGPKNIDAATYAIATGFETIVGWLFLKNPNRLADLFDLLDRPIN; translated from the coding sequence TTGACTGATTGGATTCGCTCTTATAAATCAAACATCTCTCCCGATGGTTTGGGACCTTTGCAATTAGCTTGGTTGGGTGATGCTGTTTGGGAAATGCATCAAAGGTTGAGATTTTGCAGTAGCCCAATGCGTTCAAAGGATCTCCACAATGCTGTCGTTAAAGAGGTAAATGCCTCTAGCCAAGCTAGGGCAATCACTAAAATCGAACCTTTTTTAACAGATACTGAAAAGGAGTTCCTAAGAAAAGGAAGAAACAAAGCAGGAAGAGGTCCTAAAAATATAGATGCAGCCACATATGCAATCGCGACCGGATTTGAGACTATTGTTGGATGGTTATTTTTAAAAAATCCAAATCGGCTTGCTGATTTATTCGATCTTCTCGATCGACCTATCAACTAG
- the rlmB gene encoding 23S rRNA (guanosine(2251)-2'-O)-methyltransferase RlmB, which yields MSYRFNKDKRNSQNSSFNQRNSSYYRQDNDSKKSNFNDRRRTSNKFNRLSTEKLSQYSLDNESSEQPRNRNQSTFNYRGSNRFERKSANPSYRNQKSEETNNYRGSNRFERKSANPSYRNQKSEETNNYRGSNRFVRKSANPSYRNQKSEETNNYKGSNRFERKSANPSYRNQKSEETNNSRRSENKEPLSYSESFTKTLSDDLIWGRHSTEAALLAGRAIHRIWCTSELRSSPKFFQLLKDSKSSGVLVEEVSWSRLGQLTNGAVHQGIVLQIAASKTHDLKNLIDACKAFGDKSLLLALDGLTDPQNLGAIIRSAEALGAQGLIIPQRRSAGLTGSVAKVAAGALEHLPVARVVNLNRSLEKLKDEGYTVVGLAEEGPSTLSEIKFQGPLVVVVGSEDKGISLITRRLCDQLVRIPLKGVTTSLNASVATSIFLYEVARSRWMRSISGQDPSPRLLKPQISTEINN from the coding sequence ATGAGTTATCGTTTCAATAAAGACAAAAGGAATTCACAAAATTCTTCATTTAATCAACGAAATAGTAGTTATTATCGTCAAGATAATGATTCCAAAAAGTCAAACTTCAATGATCGAAGAAGAACAAGCAATAAATTCAATCGTCTTTCAACTGAGAAATTAAGTCAGTATTCATTAGATAATGAATCTTCTGAACAACCAAGAAATAGAAATCAGTCAACTTTCAACTACAGAGGATCCAATCGATTTGAAAGGAAATCGGCTAACCCCTCTTATAGAAATCAAAAATCTGAGGAAACTAACAATTACAGAGGGTCCAATCGATTTGAAAGGAAATCGGCTAACCCCTCTTATAGAAATCAAAAATCTGAGGAAACTAACAATTACAGAGGATCCAATCGATTTGTAAGAAAATCGGCTAATCCCTCTTACAGAAATCAAAAATCTGAGGAAACTAACAATTACAAAGGATCCAATCGATTTGAAAGGAAATCGGCTAACCCCTCTTATAGAAATCAAAAATCTGAGGAAACTAACAATTCCAGAAGATCAGAAAATAAAGAACCTCTTTCATATTCTGAAAGTTTTACCAAAACGTTAAGTGATGATTTGATTTGGGGTCGTCATTCAACTGAGGCAGCTCTTTTGGCTGGCAGAGCAATTCATAGAATTTGGTGTACCTCTGAATTACGAAGTTCTCCAAAGTTTTTTCAACTTCTCAAAGATTCAAAATCTTCTGGCGTCTTGGTTGAAGAAGTTTCTTGGTCAAGGCTTGGCCAACTCACAAATGGAGCAGTACATCAAGGAATAGTTTTACAAATTGCCGCATCAAAAACACATGACTTGAAGAATTTAATAGATGCTTGCAAAGCTTTTGGTGATAAATCATTGCTCTTGGCTTTAGATGGTTTAACTGATCCTCAGAATCTTGGAGCAATAATTCGATCTGCTGAAGCCCTTGGTGCTCAAGGCTTAATCATTCCACAAAGACGCAGTGCAGGTTTAACAGGATCTGTAGCAAAAGTTGCTGCTGGAGCTCTTGAACATTTGCCGGTGGCAAGAGTTGTTAATTTAAATAGGTCTTTGGAGAAATTGAAAGATGAAGGGTATACCGTTGTTGGCCTTGCAGAGGAAGGGCCTTCTACTTTATCTGAAATCAAATTTCAAGGTCCATTAGTAGTCGTAGTAGGGTCTGAAGATAAAGGAATTTCTCTGATAACTAGAAGGTTATGTGACCAGTTAGTAAGGATCCCTCTTAAGGGAGTTACTACAAGCCTTAATGCATCAGTAGCTACGTCTATTTTTTTATATGAAGTAGCTAGATCTAGATGGATGCGATCAATTTCTGGACAAGACCCTTCTCCTAGATTATTGAAACCACAAATTTCTACTGAAATTAATAACTAA
- a CDS encoding DUF1816 domain-containing protein — protein sequence MGPIRALRSLGNSLGLAWWAKVETIQPEVTYWFGPFLTRRSLKVRLNGFVDDLSSESPKKINHSLIRCRRNEPLTS from the coding sequence ATGGGTCCCATTAGGGCTCTTCGAAGCTTAGGTAATAGTTTAGGCTTGGCCTGGTGGGCCAAGGTTGAGACAATTCAACCTGAGGTTACTTATTGGTTTGGCCCATTCCTTACTCGTCGTAGTTTGAAAGTCAGATTAAATGGATTTGTAGATGATCTTTCTTCAGAGTCTCCTAAAAAAATAAATCATAGTTTAATTAGGTGTCGTCGTAATGAGCCTCTTACGTCATAA
- the gatA gene encoding Asp-tRNA(Asn)/Glu-tRNA(Gln) amidotransferase subunit GatA has product MTFADLRQKLKSGEVSSKELVQEKINRIKRLDPTLNTFLTLNAEQALRKAENIDKQIASGENLPTLSGIPLAIKDNLCTKGIKTTCASKILADFVPPYESTVTKKLLNAGAIMIGKTNLDEFAMGSSTETSAFGPTFNPWNINKVPGGSSGGSAASVAAELCYGSLGSDTGGSIRQPASFCGVVGMKPTYGRVSRWGLIAFASSLDQVGPFANNVSDAAEILQVISGKDNFDSTTVDIPVPNYLEILSKSIKGMKIGLIDNCFDHEGLASDVKASVLASASLLENIGAEIINVSCPRFNDGIATYYVIAPSEASANLARYDGVKYGFRSQNEQSLIEMTSKSRALGFGSEVKRRILIGTYALSAGYVDAYYKKAQQVRTLIRRDFDDAFKKVDVLLAPTAPTTAFGSGENIDNPMAMYLSDLLTIPANLAGLPAISLPCGFDKAGLPIGLQLIGNVFEEGKLLQVASQFEKAAEIHKNRPKTDFTL; this is encoded by the coding sequence ATGACTTTCGCAGACTTACGCCAGAAATTGAAAAGTGGTGAAGTCTCTTCCAAAGAGCTTGTGCAAGAAAAGATAAATCGAATAAAGAGATTAGATCCAACTCTCAATACCTTTTTAACCCTGAATGCAGAACAGGCATTACGCAAGGCTGAAAATATAGATAAACAAATTGCCTCTGGCGAAAACCTTCCAACTTTGTCAGGTATACCACTAGCTATAAAAGATAACCTTTGTACAAAAGGAATCAAGACAACCTGCGCTAGCAAGATTTTGGCTGACTTTGTTCCTCCTTATGAATCAACAGTCACCAAAAAACTTTTGAACGCAGGAGCAATAATGATTGGCAAGACAAATTTGGATGAATTTGCGATGGGGAGTTCTACTGAAACCTCTGCTTTTGGTCCTACTTTTAATCCATGGAATATAAATAAAGTTCCTGGTGGAAGCTCAGGTGGTAGCGCAGCCTCTGTTGCTGCCGAATTATGTTATGGATCTCTGGGATCTGATACCGGCGGGTCAATCCGACAACCAGCATCGTTTTGTGGCGTTGTTGGAATGAAACCAACTTATGGTCGTGTTAGTCGATGGGGATTAATAGCTTTTGCTAGTTCTTTAGATCAGGTTGGTCCATTTGCGAATAATGTTTCTGATGCAGCTGAAATCTTACAAGTAATTTCAGGCAAAGATAACTTTGATTCAACTACTGTTGATATTCCAGTTCCAAATTATTTAGAGATCCTTTCTAAGTCAATTAAGGGCATGAAAATTGGCTTGATTGATAACTGCTTCGATCATGAAGGTTTGGCTTCTGATGTTAAAGCGTCCGTACTGGCCTCAGCCTCACTGCTTGAAAATATAGGAGCCGAGATTATTAATGTTTCTTGTCCTCGCTTTAATGATGGAATTGCTACTTATTATGTTATTGCCCCATCTGAAGCTTCAGCGAATTTAGCTAGATACGACGGTGTCAAATACGGATTCCGATCTCAAAATGAACAATCTCTCATAGAAATGACCTCCAAAAGCCGAGCACTTGGTTTTGGAAGTGAAGTTAAACGAAGAATTCTTATAGGAACCTATGCTTTATCGGCTGGTTATGTTGATGCTTACTACAAGAAGGCCCAGCAAGTTCGAACTTTGATACGTAGAGATTTTGATGATGCTTTCAAAAAAGTAGATGTTTTGTTGGCTCCAACAGCTCCAACTACCGCTTTCGGTTCTGGTGAAAATATTGATAACCCTATGGCGATGTACTTATCTGATTTATTAACGATTCCAGCAAATTTAGCAGGATTGCCTGCAATAAGCCTGCCATGTGGTTTTGATAAAGCTGGTTTGCCAATAGGGTTGCAGCTGATAGGTAATGTTTTTGAAGAAGGTAAGCTTCTTCAAGTGGCTAGTCAATTTGAGAAAGCTGCTGAGATTCATAAAAATAGGCCTAAAACTGATTTCACGTTATAA
- a CDS encoding DNA polymerase III subunit alpha has translation MAFVPIHNHSDYSLLDGASQLPLMVERAKELGMPALALTDHGVMYGAIELLKLCKAANIKPIIGNEMYVINGSIDDPQPKKEKRYHLVVIAKNQIGYENLVKLTTISHLNGVRGRGIFSRPCIDKSLFKKYSEGLICSTACLGGEIPQAILKGRSDVAREVASWYKEILGDDFYLEIQDHGSIEDRIVNSEIVKISEELDIQIIATNDAHYVSKNDIEAHDALICVLTGKLISDHKRLRYTGTEYIKSEKEMRSLFTDHLDMNVIDSAIDNTVKLSNKVEEYTILGTYKMPNFPIPNGSNPIDYLKEITINGLMEILDISKFENFPSAYKERLEYELSVIEQMGFPTYFLVVWDYIRFAREQNIPVGPGRGSAAGSLVAFSLHITNIDPVENGLLFERFLNPERKSMPDIDTDFCIERRGEVIDYVTKKYGEDKVAQIITFNRMTSKAVLKDVARVLDIPYGDADRLAKLIPVVRGKPAKLSSMISKESPNKEFYEKYNNDSKVKKWVDMAMRIEGTNKTFGVHAAGVVIAANSLDNLVPLQRNNDGQIITQYFMEDIESLGLLKMDFLGLRNLTMIEKTINLVEKSIGKRLNPDSLPFTDEKTFELLSRGDLEGIFQLESSGMRQIVKDLKPSSLEDISSILALYRPGPLDAGLIPKFINRKHGKERIDFQHQSLEPILSETYGIMVYQEQIMKIAQDLAGYSLGQADLLRRAMGKKKVSEMQRHRTLFVDGAVNNGVSDIIAEQLFDQMVLFAEYCFNKSHSTAYGAVTYQTAYLKAHYPVAYMAALLTVNAGSADKVQRYISNCNSMGINVMPPNINTSGVDFTPKDNSILFGFSAVKNLGDGAIRKIITSRDKDGDFTSLAQFCDRISLGAVNRRGLEALIHSGALDCLDENANRAQLIADLDLTIEWASSRAKDRASGQGNLFDLSTSKNNESSPTDDYSSSPRAKQVNDYLPSDKLKLEKEHVGFYLSDHPLKQLSEPAKLIAPISLGSLDEQKDKSKVSVIAMIPEMREVTTRKGDRMAIIQLEDLTGSCEAVVFPKSYERLSDHLMVETRLLIWASVDRRDETVQLLIDDCREIDDLRFLMIDLRPDQATDINVQHKLRECLSKNRPARNELGVRIPVVACLKDNNNTRYVRLGDQFCVKDTDLALDSLSKNSFIARSSQSLVI, from the coding sequence ATGGCTTTTGTTCCTATTCATAATCATAGTGACTACAGCCTTCTGGATGGAGCTAGTCAACTCCCCTTAATGGTTGAAAGGGCAAAGGAATTGGGGATGCCAGCTCTAGCCTTGACTGATCATGGAGTGATGTATGGTGCGATTGAATTATTGAAGTTATGCAAGGCCGCAAATATAAAGCCAATTATTGGAAATGAGATGTACGTTATCAATGGTTCAATTGATGACCCTCAGCCCAAAAAAGAGAAAAGATATCATCTTGTTGTTATCGCGAAAAACCAAATTGGTTACGAAAATCTCGTAAAATTAACAACTATTAGTCATTTAAATGGTGTTAGGGGAAGAGGTATCTTTTCAAGACCATGTATAGATAAGTCTTTATTTAAAAAATATAGTGAGGGATTAATTTGTTCAACAGCTTGCTTAGGTGGTGAAATTCCACAAGCGATATTAAAAGGAAGAAGTGATGTTGCTAGAGAAGTAGCCTCTTGGTATAAAGAAATTTTGGGTGATGATTTTTATCTTGAAATTCAAGATCATGGATCTATTGAAGATAGAATTGTTAATAGTGAAATAGTCAAAATATCTGAAGAACTTGATATCCAAATTATTGCTACCAATGATGCACATTACGTATCAAAGAATGATATTGAAGCACATGATGCATTGATTTGTGTATTGACTGGAAAATTAATTAGTGATCACAAAAGATTGAGATATACAGGAACTGAATATATTAAATCTGAGAAGGAAATGAGAAGTTTATTTACTGATCATTTAGACATGAATGTTATAGATAGTGCAATAGATAATACTGTTAAACTCTCAAATAAGGTTGAAGAATATACGATATTAGGAACTTATAAAATGCCAAATTTTCCTATACCTAATGGATCTAATCCTATCGATTATCTTAAAGAGATAACCATTAATGGTTTGATGGAAATATTAGATATTTCTAAATTTGAAAATTTTCCAAGTGCTTATAAAGAAAGACTTGAATATGAGTTAAGCGTTATCGAACAGATGGGTTTCCCTACATATTTTCTTGTCGTATGGGATTATATAAGATTTGCAAGAGAACAAAACATTCCTGTAGGTCCAGGTAGAGGTTCAGCAGCAGGCTCTTTAGTCGCCTTCTCTCTTCACATAACTAATATTGATCCAGTTGAAAATGGATTATTATTTGAAAGATTTCTCAATCCTGAAAGGAAGTCAATGCCTGATATAGATACTGACTTTTGTATTGAAAGACGTGGCGAAGTTATAGATTATGTTACTAAAAAGTATGGCGAAGATAAAGTTGCACAGATAATTACATTTAACAGAATGACATCTAAGGCTGTTTTAAAAGATGTTGCTCGTGTACTTGATATTCCCTATGGAGATGCAGATCGTTTAGCTAAATTAATTCCAGTTGTGAGAGGTAAGCCTGCAAAATTATCATCTATGATTTCAAAGGAATCACCAAATAAGGAATTCTATGAAAAATATAATAATGATTCAAAGGTAAAAAAATGGGTTGATATGGCAATGAGAATAGAAGGGACAAATAAGACTTTTGGTGTTCACGCAGCAGGTGTTGTAATAGCCGCTAATTCACTTGATAATTTAGTTCCTCTTCAAAGAAATAACGATGGTCAAATAATCACTCAATATTTTATGGAAGATATTGAATCACTTGGTCTTTTGAAGATGGACTTTTTAGGACTTAGAAATCTTACAATGATCGAAAAGACAATTAATTTAGTTGAGAAATCTATTGGTAAGAGATTAAATCCTGATTCTTTGCCTTTCACTGATGAAAAAACATTTGAATTACTTTCTAGGGGAGATTTAGAAGGGATTTTCCAACTTGAGTCTAGTGGAATGAGACAAATAGTAAAAGACCTAAAACCCTCATCTCTTGAAGATATTTCTTCAATACTTGCCCTTTATCGTCCCGGACCTCTTGATGCAGGATTAATTCCTAAATTTATAAATAGAAAACATGGTAAGGAGAGGATTGATTTTCAGCATCAGTCACTTGAGCCTATCTTAAGTGAGACTTATGGGATTATGGTTTATCAAGAGCAGATCATGAAGATTGCTCAGGATTTAGCGGGATATTCACTTGGGCAAGCAGATTTATTAAGAAGGGCAATGGGTAAGAAAAAAGTATCCGAAATGCAGCGTCATAGAACGCTGTTTGTTGATGGGGCTGTTAATAATGGCGTTTCAGACATTATTGCTGAACAATTATTTGATCAAATGGTTCTATTTGCTGAATATTGCTTTAACAAAAGTCATTCAACTGCTTATGGTGCAGTTACTTATCAGACTGCTTATTTAAAAGCACATTATCCTGTCGCTTATATGGCAGCATTGCTTACCGTAAATGCTGGCTCGGCTGACAAGGTTCAAAGATACATTTCAAACTGTAATTCAATGGGCATAAACGTAATGCCGCCAAATATCAATACTTCTGGTGTTGATTTCACTCCAAAAGATAATTCAATTCTTTTTGGTTTTTCAGCTGTCAAAAATTTAGGTGATGGTGCAATTAGAAAAATTATTACTTCTAGAGATAAAGATGGAGATTTTACTTCTTTAGCACAATTTTGTGATCGAATTTCACTTGGTGCCGTTAATCGAAGAGGACTTGAGGCTTTGATACATAGTGGAGCGCTTGATTGTCTTGATGAAAATGCAAATCGCGCTCAGCTTATCGCTGATTTGGATTTAACTATTGAATGGGCTTCTTCTAGAGCAAAAGATAGGGCTAGCGGCCAAGGTAATCTTTTCGATCTTTCTACTTCCAAAAACAATGAATCATCACCGACTGATGATTATTCATCTTCTCCAAGGGCGAAACAAGTCAACGATTATCTTCCTTCAGATAAACTTAAATTAGAAAAAGAGCATGTTGGTTTCTATCTGTCTGATCATCCTTTGAAGCAACTTTCAGAACCTGCAAAATTGATTGCTCCTATCAGCCTTGGTTCTTTAGATGAGCAGAAAGATAAGTCAAAGGTCAGTGTTATTGCAATGATTCCAGAAATGAGAGAAGTTACAACCAGGAAAGGTGACAGGATGGCGATTATTCAACTAGAGGATTTGACTGGTTCTTGTGAAGCGGTTGTCTTCCCAAAAAGTTATGAAAGATTATCTGATCATTTGATGGTAGAAACGAGATTATTGATATGGGCAAGTGTAGATAGGAGAGATGAAACAGTTCAATTGCTTATTGATGATTGTCGTGAAATTGATGATTTAAGATTTCTCATGATAGATCTTCGTCCTGATCAAGCTACAGATATCAATGTTCAGCATAAATTAAGAGAATGCCTTTCTAAAAACAGACCTGCCAGAAATGAATTAGGTGTACGAATTCCTGTAGTTGCTTGTCTTAAGGACAACAATAATACTAGGTATGTAAGGCTGGGTGATCAATTTTGCGTTAAGGACACTGACCTAGCTTTGGATT